GGTGCAATTAGATTTGGAGtatgtttcttgtgagacggactcacgaatctttatctgtgagacgggtcaatcttactaatattcacaataaaaattaatatttttagcattaaaagtaataatttttcatggataactcaaataagatatctgtctcacaaaatatgacccgtgaaatcgtctcacacaaatttttacttaGATTTGAACGATTCGGatggtttttaaaaatatttgatcacCTCTGGTATGGAGTGAGCCTCtggattatattaatttttttaaatcatttatatatTATTCATGCTCATTATTAGTAATATCCTCTTTTTAGctgtgtttatttttttaaaaaaaattatatgggAAAAATTtgtgataaaataaaataaatatatatttatattattattaagagttaaaattgcccagaattaattttatttattttaaataaataaataaaaatattgttcttatttaatacaaatattataaaaatatattttactaaatcAATAATCCATATTTCCCAATCATTTTTTCTTAAATCACTGGTATTATTttaatcaacatataaaaatatttatcatctaataaaattttatgattaattgatttttttattagaaTTATAACTATAAATCGCTATCagtttttatttaaatcataGTGTGCATAAACTATATATTGTATAACTATAAATCGCTATCagtttttatttaaatcataGTGTGCATAAACTATATATTGTATATATGCGGGAGGAAAATAgtttattaaaagaaaaacaaaatcaaCCGGGTAACCACGCCTATCCCCGACTCAGTCCCCCATCCTACATCGGTCACTCTACGCCGCCGATTCACCGCCTCAGAGTCGTCGTCCCGCCGCCGGGTCACCGTCGTTTGAATCTCCTTGCACGGAATTCATCCATCGAATATATTGGAGAAGGCAAATTTcctctgattttttttaattgactTCTACTTCGTTCCGCACACCGGTGAGACCTCTACCATCATAGCGTAGCCTTGTTTTTATTTCgtttactttttttttcttcttacgaGCTTAATCGCTAACTTAACTAAGAGCAAGAGGTGTCTGCAGCGATAGCTTGCAGCCCGTAGCCAGCAGAGCTGTCACGGGGTATGGTAATGGCACGTGAAAATGAAAAACTTGGAGAAGAGTGCTATCTCTGGCCGGAAACCGAAAAACCAATGCAAATACTAAATTAGTGATATCTATACATGACCTTGTGACCTTAGGAGTGGAGTGTCTTCCTTGATCGCCCAAATGGgtttttaaaagaaatacaTAAAACTACATGCACGCCGAGGAATGTAGAGCTGCCTTTAGTTGATTGAGTCAAGTGACTCAATCATGACTGTAGACTTTCAAGATCCACAAGCCTCTCTTTCGAGTCGTGATTACTTCCATGGATTGCGGATAGAGAAGTTTAGGTCCCCGTTGTTTTGAGATGAGACTGCTTACATGGGTCGCTAATAGAAGCAGTTTAGCTCTGCTCTTGACAATTATATATTTCTATTGTAGGATTGATTTATTGcataacattttttaaaatatctaagtGTACAAATTATGGGTTCATAATTCATGTTCAACAATTTTCTGTCATTTGTAGTGGACTTAGATCTAGAATCGTATGCTGTATAACTAGAATCTTTAGGTGCTATGATTAATCTTTGGTTTGTTTCATAGTAATGGAATGACATTCTATGCTCCTTTATGAGCCATAGGTTTTAGACTGATCATTGATGGTAGATGTTAAGCATTTTCGAATGTGTGCATCTTTTCTTCGATGCCCGTTGCCCTGTtcattcattcattttttttctttgagaaactAGTAAGCTCTTTTTTTATCAATAAATTTCTAAGACAATAACGTGAAGCGTGCGAGGGTAATCATGAAAATCTGAATAAAACCCCACCCCTAATGATACTTTTCCTAGTTTAGCAATTCAGTTGCAAATGCATTTTGGTCATTTTGTTCTCAGAAGTATAAAATTTTACACAAACATCGTTCCAATTATGCTTaagaaaatgaaatttataGGATCGAGTGATTGCCACTTTAcgaaaagctatagctggtggtaatggtgcaactcaaattttttaaaccgcacaacagttCAAGCAACACGactcgatcgctctaccaagcagggacaattattgctcCCTACAATCTCCCTGCCAATAATTATACTCCTTACAATCACTGAAAATCAAactcgtgaccttggctctgataccaattttaGGACCGATCGattgtcgttttaccaaaaactatagctggtgataatagtgcaactcaaatcttttaaaccgcacagcatctcaagcaccacggttcgatcgctctaccaagcagggacaattattgcacccaataatcttcctcccaataattgcacttcttgcaattaatgagaatcgaacctgtgaccttgactctgataccaattgtaggaccgagtgcttaccgctttaccaaaagctgtAGCTGGTGATAATGGTGtcactcaaatcttttaaatcccACAGCAACTCAAGCATCATTGTTCGATCGTTCTACCAatcagggacaattattgcacccaacaaaatATAGAATGACCTATTACATAAGTTTGATGATGCATAAAATGGCATTTTTTGGTTGGTTTTAACACTCATTTATCATTCTTGTTGCTCTTGTAAAGTTGGATAAATTTGAGTGAATGAACATTGATTATGCTTCTATTTGTTAGTAGTTAGTTGTTCATTGTTTCAGAACAagtagattatttttaaataatttttttttgcaatGAAAAGCCATTAAATTTATTCAGCAATCATCAACTAATATTTGCTTTAGGGATTTTCGCAATGCACCGTGTTGGCAGTGCAGGGAACGCATCTGCTTCAGTTCGAACACGCAAAGAAAAGAGGTTGTCATATGTGTTAAACGATGTAGATGGATCGAAGGTGattctttttgttttaaaattgcGTGCTATCTCACTTTGGTAATTCATAAGTGGTTGAGAGTATAGGTTTATTGCTTGTGTATTTTTATGTTCAAccaatttttctttaatttgtgCTTGTGATGTGAATTAGACAACctcaaatatatcataaaaccCGACTTAGCTTTAAATCTTGTTGTATGATACATATTCATGGGGGGGTCAAACTTTGGTTGAACATAGTTTATATTTCTATGCTGGTAGATGTCCTTGTCATCTCTTCATTGTGCAAGAAAATGTCCTCGTCATCTCTGGCATTTTATCACTGGGgaatatgaaatatttttttgacaTAATGATATCAGTAATGCTAGAGGGATCAGTTATTTCTATTTATTTGCAGCATTGTGCTGGAATTAACTGCTTGGCAGTATCGAATTCAACCGGACCAGATGGGTGTGATTATCTTTTTACTGGCAGTCGTGATGGTACATTAAAGAGATGGACATTGGTTGAAAGTGGTGCTACATGCTCTGCTACATTTGAGTCCCATGTCGACTGGGTAGGTCATTCTCATCTTTGGGTCATGCTAATCTTTATGAGATTTTGAAGGTTTGAGGCTTTAATCATGGATGTCATCACTAGTGCTTCTACTCAAcataaataagtaattatagAGCTCGATGGTCTTTTTAGATAGTGAATTCAACAGGcgtattaatattttttcaaattaggattttttatcttttaagttTTAAGGCTAAATCTGGTCGACGTGCTCTTATGTTTTCTTGTGTTTATTGGACAGGTCAATGATGCTGTTCTGACAGGTGGTAACACCTTAGTTTCTTGCTCCTCAGATGCGACTGTTAAGGTTTGATTCTCTGTTGCATTTATGGCTTGTCATAAATCAAACTTTCCTCGTACATTGTTTTTCAGAACTCTTCATCTTTTCATCAAATATCAGGTATGGAATGGCTCGTCTGAAGGAACATGTGTCAGGACGTTACGGCAGCATTCTGACTATGTCACTTGCCTTGCTACACCAGaaaaaaatgtattattttttggcagatttttttttttaaatctttgtTCTGAGAATATTGATCCCTTTGTGACAAGTACAATGAGGCATGATGTATGGGTGCCTTCAAGCAATTTACattctttatttttatgcattacaGAGTAATCTTGTTGCGTCTGGTGGCCTTGGTGGGGAGGTTTTTGTATGGGATCTTGAAGCTGCACTTGCTCCTacctctaaatcaactgatgtgaCTGATGATGATTGTTCAACTAGTCTTAACGGTTTGGCTTCCTCCTTGCCAAATACAACTCTTCGGCCCATCGGCTCAAGCAATAATATTTCTGTGCATGCCAGTCAAAGTCAAGGATATGTTCCAGTTACTGCGAAAGGTCATAAAGAGTCTGTTTATGCATTGGCAACGAATGACAGGGGAACACTGCTTGTTTCTGGTGGAACTGAAAAGGTTTCATGTCTTGTTTTTTCGTTGATAAACTCATTGTGTTTTACTGATACTGAACAAGTGCTATTTCCCCCTTTTCAGTCCATATTATCATTAGCTGACATCACATCTTGAAACGGTTTAAGTTTtatatgatgaattttataGGTAGTTCGTGTTTGGGACTCAAGAACTGGTTCAAAAACTATGAAGCTGAAGGGGCACACTGACAATATTAGGGCCCTACTGTTGGATTCTACCGGCAGGTTCGTTGAATAGGTTCCATTAAGCTCGTTTACAACTTGCAAGGACCTTGATATTGGAAATCACATTTATAACAACAGTTTGTGGACAAAATTTATTGAAGTTAGCCTGGAAGTGCATGGATGCTTAGGTGCAGCCAGTGTCAGCTAGAACTTAATCATTCTGGTTATTAGCATTGATATTGTTTATTGTTAATCTTTCAGGTGCTGCAACTATTCATCAATTTGATTCCCGTTATCTGTAATTTTGGGAGCAATTTTAATTTCACATCTAAGCAATCATGATTGTCTGCGGAATTTCTTTAGCCTCTTGTTCTTCTTGACTGAAATGAAAGGTGATAGAAAAATTAAACTGTATGTTCCACAGGTTTTCTCTTCTAAGTTCTGAGTAAGATGAACCGCCTTCCTTCGGTTTTTGAGCCATTTTGTTCCAGTTAGATTTTTCTATGCGGCAAATTGTATCTATATCTTGTATTCCTGCAATCATAAAGTaaaattaattagtatttaataatGATATCATCTTACAACATGCAGGTATTGCTTATCTGGGTCCTCTGATTCTATGATCAGGTATGTGTGTGTTTTGTAAGTCGTAATCTCCTCAGAAATCATCAATAAAGCCTCAAAGCATCATATACTTATGTTGTGCTGTCCATGACCTTTGGCTACTGGTCGctgtaaaattttattttattgcttcTTTATGATTGAACTCCATTGGCAGTAGTTTTTCGAAAACCTTTGTTAGATTGGGGTGAACTCACTGAAGAGAAATATTTAGAGTTGTCTTGCAGGAGTGATTATGGAGTTCTTGCAAAGATTTTAAATATGCTATTATAAAAGAAACATTTTTATTTCTAACCTGTGGATTCAGCCAGATATGTGGCTTGATCCAATTTTGTGACTACATCGAAACTTATTAGCATATGAGATTTTGACTGCAGCATCGAGATTTTCTTCTATTAAAATATTCTATGTGACAGATCTTTTAGCTATTCGATTTGCAGGGTTTTTGTTTCATGGTCCTGTATCTTCCAAATGGTTCCTGAATTTCTTCATCTTATATACTCACTATGTTCTGGATTCTCATTTTCTCTGCATAATATGTCGAGGAATTCTAGCGATTTAATGGATTAAATCTTACCATGttcatcatttttctttggTTTCTTCATACTAGGTTATGGGATCTTGGTCAGCAGCGATGTGTTCATTCCTATGCTGTGCACACAGACTCCATCTGGGCACTTGCGAGCACTCCAACATTTAGTCATGTTTATAGCGGTGGGAGAGATCTTTCCGTGAGTGCATGCCTTCAATTCTAGCGATGCCGAGATTTTCATTTGCTTTTatattttcttcttttggtCTTCTTCTGACAGGTTTCAGTTTGCACTTTTAGTTGTATTTCACAGATTTGGCTACAAGAGAAAGTGTTTTACTTTGTACAAAAGAACATCCTATATCACAACTGGCATTGCATGAGGATGGTATATGGGTTGCTACCACAGATTCTACTTTACATAAATGGCCAGCTGAAGTGCACAATCCACTGAAAGTATTTCAAAGAGGAGGTTCATTTTTAGCAGGGAACTTGTCATTTTCAAGGGCAAGGGTTTCAATGGAAGGCTCTACACCTGTGAGTTGGTTTCTTTTGCCCCCCACCCCCCCAATGTTCCAGCAGAGAGTTTCGAATTTTTGTTGTGCGATTTGGTGGAAGGGTCTATACCTTTCAAGTtactttttctttaattcaaaATGCAGCATGGTAGGGATCACTGCTTCTAGTTatctgaaaaaaaaatcaaattattgAGACTCGAGTGCTTTTCTAGCTTAGGACTTGTGCCACCATGACAGTTTTCTAGTCAAAATTTAAGTGTTGCTGATGTATCTTCCCTCGTGATTCCTGGACTAAAATAATAGAGCTTGAAAGTTTGTCAACTGGGCACAGAATGAGAACTTTGGCTTATAAAGAAAGAATGAATTGCCTGATGAAGAATCTGTAAATGATTGATTTATCATTACATTCTTCTCTCTTTATTACCCACAACTGATTTGCTTATGTTCCATTAAGATTTGTGGAGTATTCATACTCTGTTGAATTTTAGTACAGCGAGCTGGAATTTATCGGTGCTTGCAATAGATAATATCTGTGTTCTTCTTGATTGAGGAAACTTCATGTTCTTGATctctttttttgttgttgtggcATCGCTTTCCTGTGTGGCTTTGAATATGCTAAAGGTTGTTCTAGATTGATGGTCTGTGCTCGTcttaaaatgacattttggcACCTCtagtttatttaaattgagTAGAATAATTTCCATATTAAGGTGCTGACTTTTAATTGATGGTCTAGGTTCCTGTATATAGAAAACCATCTTTTACTATTCATGGAACCCCAGCAATAGTGCAGCATGAGATTTTAAACAATAGAAGACATGTACTGACCAAGGTAACTTGACATTCGATTTCCATAAACTTGTGACTTTATCAATCTACTTTCTTAAACTAAGTTGAGTTGTCTTTTCAAGGACACGTCTGGTACAGTGAAATTATGGGAAGTTACAAAAGGTGTTGTTATCGAAAACTATGGTGAGGTTAGTGATATTCTTTGAACTTCATACTCTTGCATTTTTCAGATTGTCTTTTTGGAGCGATCTGTAAACATATCCTCCTATAGCTTTAACCCTCACCGGTCTCTTCTGTGCCAGTTTTTTCCCGATAATTTCTGACTTTTCTCTTTTTATCATTAGGTTTCATTtgagaaaaagaaagaagagtTGTTTGAGATGGTATAGATCAATTTTCTGTGTTATTTACATCTGGAATTTCCATCCACGCCATTTGACTTAATCTTCTTGTTCAGGTCAGTATTCCTGCATGGTTCACAGTGGATACGAAGCTTGGTAGCTTATCTATACATTTGGACACCCCACAATGCTTTTCTGCTGAGATGTACTCTGCTGATCTCGGTATTCATAGGAACCCAGAGGATGACAAGGTATTTTCGTAAAAAGAATTTACTCCCCTGTAAAGTTCTGCTGTCTTTTTACATATTTGTCTTCACCTTATAATCTGTAGATAGTACTTATATTTTTAGAGAAAGATTAAGAGAGCAACTGTCAATAGGAATATAAGGTATATAGGAAactaaaaaaaaacttaaaaccGTAGAATTTGGCAAATAATTACAAGACATCACAAAACTAACAAAGAAGACAGAAGTCCTTATGAGACAAAAATGATGAATCCAAACTATGAACTTTGTGCTGAAAATTTGCCAAACCACAACAGACTGAATGTCTTCCAGCTGTGATGATTTtctttatgtttttaaaattttagtatgGTTATTTTCGAATCAACTTTATTGTGGCGTTTTGACTGCGGGATTTTGGTTTGGTTGAACCATTTATTCCAATGCATCATTCAATTCCAGGAATTATCCCTTTTCTGTATTTGTGttgaaattcaaaattgatGTGTAATTAGAAGACCATGTAGgtcatcatttttttaaatatgtccTTGTTATTTCAATTCAAATGTATATGACCTATTTGAATATATAGGTTAATTTGGCTAGGGAAACCCTTAATGGCCTGTTGGTTCATTGGTTAAATAAAAGAAGGCACAGATTGGGATCACAATCACCAGTTAATGGAGAAATTCCACCTGTAAAGGAGATTTCTGCAAGGACATTAGCCTTATCTCGACTAGAAGGGGGTGTTACTGCTGAAAGTGATTCTATGGTTTATCCACCATTTGAATTTTCTGGCTCTTACCCTCCTTCCATTGTCACCGAAGGCTCTGTAGGTGGCCCATGGAGAAAGAAATTTACTAGCTTGGATGGGACAGAAGATGAGAAAGACTTACCGTGGTGGGTTATTGATTGTGTGCTGAATAATCGCCTGCCTCCAAGAGAAAATACCAAGTAATCTTCAAGACAACCTTCTTTCCTGTTATGAATGGTCGTTGCATTTTGAAGTGCCTGGCGGCCAGTAGAGattggtttttaaaaaaaatttattcaggCTAGGTGTCTCTGCAAGTCTGTTAAAAAGCATGGAGAGCTTTTTGACACCTTGCTTTTGCTTATAAGATTCTCCTGATTAGCTCATTCCTATGGAACTCAATAAACTTTAGAAAGACGTTTTTCgctttttgaagaaaaaaacctaattatttaattatttcctTTTCGTTCTGGATATTTTGTGGTGATTCACGTATTATTTATGCTCTGGATCTAATAATTATGCAGATTCTTTGGAATGTACATTAGATGTCTCTTTCACTGTTTCTTTACATTTTGTGTTTGTAAACCATGATCtagttttcttttttattgtTGTTTGACAAGCTCTTCTGCTTGGAGTTTTGTTCAATCTATGGTCTCATCCCTGGGGCATTTAAAGTAATTGATCTTAAGATGtaataattttaaactttctaTGCATGTCTGATTTGACTTATTTATCTTGGTTGACCCTATGTCATTGTGTGTTTTAACTTTGATATGCATTCATACCACAACACTCCCTCGTCCTCTCTTTTTGAAATTGTGTTTTGCAGAGTATCGTTTTGTGGCTACCGCTCcccgtgtgtgtgtgtgtgtgtgtgtgtgtgtgtgggtggGTGGGGGGTGGGGGGGTGGGGGGATTTTGCATTTCTTATTCGCATTTCTTATGATTTTGAATAGAACTAAATAGTAATACTAAAATGAGGAAGTAGGAGTCACATGATTTTCACTTTTTGTTCTCGTTTTCTGGCATTAAATTCTTCTAGTATTCCTCACATACAAATTTTCTTTACTGCAGGTGTAGCTTCTACTTGCACCCATGTGAAGGCTCCACCGTACAAATCCTTACACAAGGAAAACTTAGTGCGCCTCGCATTTTACGAGTACATAAAGTAAGAGTTGTCACTGGGTAGCTCATGTCCTTATAAAACTGGCCTAAAAATGTTGTAGCTTGTTAATATGGATATAGATATATAGTGTCGTTTCTATTTTTTCAGTATGTATTATGATCTAATGCTTACATCGTCAATGATTCTActaaaaatttatgcatgtatAATCAACAGTCTGGCAATTGAAATATCACCTTCCATATAAGTTTCgagatttttataattttatgaaTGCCACTAAAATTCAATTGGATTATTCGCCAAGCATGAATCCTTCATTTGTACTTTACAGCATAGTGTCGCCTTGGAGTATCTCAACATTTTTATGTTATTAGATTATCAGGCTCTGCCAAAAGCGTAAATACTTTCAAAATCTTGAAGTATTTTCTATAGCAAAGTGAAGTATTGATTAGAAATGGAGAACCTGGTACTTCCTCGAAAATGAGCTAAATTACAAATCTTGTTTGGTGCTTCAAGCGGTTGCTTCTTTATATGATATTCTGCTGTGTGGTTATCTTAATGAATGATactgtttttttaaatttgtagCAAGCTCACTAGTGAATGGTTTCTATGATTTATTTTTCTAGGTTATCAACTATGTCATAGAAAAGATGGTCCTTGATAAGCCGGTAGATAGCATAAATTCGGATGGAGTATTTTCCCCTGGATTGAAACCTTGGCCAAAACTCAAGCCTTCTATAGAGATCTTGTGCAATAATCAGGCAAGTTCATGAGATCTGATGAACATTGGTTTCAATACCGAACAATCAAATATACCCTTTGTTAAttacttaattatttttttcaatgtaGTTTGTTTCTTGTTTAATGGGAGGAAGCATCCctagaataaattaaaataaactgAACTGTACGGAATGTTTTTGCAAATGTTGTTGAACAGCGATTcattcatttcttttaaatcaatTGTTTCTTTTTTTCTAATGGCCTCCAGTGGACTTGTATTAGCTTCAGAGAAGCTTCAGAACTGCTTGTGTCACACTGTCGAATAACAGAAATTGATTGTATTTATGTTTCTTGCACATGTAAGAAGGTTATGCGACATTGATTTATGGTAATGATCTTATTTCTCTTTTCCTTTTGATAAGTCAATTTGTTCTTTGCTTTATCATGAATATGTGGCAGTCACAGACATTGATTTATAGTAATGATCTTATTTCTCTTTTCCTTTTGATACGTCAATTTGTTCTTTGCTTTATCGTGAATATGTGGCAGTCACAGAATCTCATTGtgtgtttatattttgttccacATTTTTTTCTTTATCATCTCTTTCCTGAGTTTTAGATAGAAAGTAACATCTTTTTCATTTGAGTGAAATGTGGTGGTTTACCAGGTACTACCTCCAGAAATAAGCTTGGCCACTGTTCGGACATATATATGGAAGAAACCTGAAGATCTTATCCTTAACTACAGAGTGGTGCCGGGGAGGTGAGGGATGACAAATTGAAGGTGGTAATACATTCTTTCTACGCATTTTGGTTCATATTATGGGCCTTGCTACCTTTCCAAGTTTTcatttggttattttgaaattttgtttttcGGGTATTGTAACTTGCTTTGGTTGAGTCGTACAAATTGAATCAAAATTTGAATTGGCTAAGAACACAAATTGCATGAGTATGGTTGATAATGTTTAACTTTTGGCGTTATTTTCAGCTCCAAAATCTCATAGAATTGATGAAAATCAGGTTATTGTTCCTCTTTTGGTACCTTATCAATTACTCGTCATGTGCAGGGTTAGTGAAAGTATTCTGCCATTGTGAAGCttgtaaaattttgaaattctgCATCTTCCTGGTGAGCTTCGcctttcgattttttttttggatgacTATTTAATTATGCGTGGAACTTGGGATTGGGTGATTGACATCACAAAACAAGTCGACTTGCTGGTGTCTTTGAGGATAAAACTTGCATTCTAGGGGTCAGAGAGTGGCTAATCAGAGCATTCCCAAAGGATTCTGATTAAAATAAAGACTCTACGAAGGGTTCTGAAAGAAATAATAGTACATACTCCCCCTCAGACTTCGTCTTTTTATTTACGGATAtacttttttctttatttgtaatccatttttgtaattaattagctTTCTTTACTTGGTTCAATCAGATGAAGGCTTCTTCTCCTGTTTATTGATATAACATGATTTGAGTAAATGAATCTGTTTGCAGCAATTTCAGCAAGCTTTCAATTACTTGCTCGATCCCGGCATCCCATTCAGGCTGGATGTCTACTTCTTTTATCGCATGCTCATACAAGATTTTGTATATTTCAAAGCTCAAATGAACAATGCCGATTTTCCTAGATATACAATGATCCACGCGTCTGCATCGTTCACGCTTTAGAGCGATTCTTGGCCGCATTTCGTCTTGCACAGCATCCCACAAAGTAGACCATCGACTGCAGAAACATAAGCATTTGAAGTAAGACAAGATCATTATATTTGCCACATGTTACATGGTAAAATAGAACAAATACTCAATGTAAGTAAATATAGAAGTGGTTCatcttaaccaaattttttggACGGCGGATGATGTAATGGGGCACAAATTGGATTTTAGGCTGTTATAAAACGAAACATTGGGGGGGGAGGGGGGGGGGGCGCACACTTTCCTGCCCCAGCTTATTTGATCATAGGATGTAAAAGGTGCATGCGCACAAACGTATATACGATCTACTTCTCTATCTTCTAAAGCTGACTTGTCATCTCATGAAAATGTCACAATCAGAAATTTTGAAGTTTCTCTTTTATGTGACTAGTTCTGATTTTATGCCACGAAAATGTTTGAGGATAAAGCTTTACCAAAACAACAAACAGAATAACATTGAAGATTGCAACCACTCTCCATTCAGTTTTCATGTACTGTGCGACTCCGGCCCTGGATAGTTCGTAACGATGCAAAAAAGTAAGCAATGACTCGTTAGAATTTCTTAGCGAACCAAATGTGGAACAATACCCGGGTAAATTTCATTTACTTGCAGGAGTCGCAATTGTAGCACTTCATAGTCATGGAGTTTTTGTAAAGTTTACAGTCCTTGATTGAACTGATTGGATGGAAGCTCAAGTCGTAGAATGAGGCGTTCACCACAGGATAACCACATCTAAGAACGACGGATGTTAAGAGAAAGAGCGTCAGctttaaaataaagaaaagaaaagaggaAATACTCAGATGGGGGACGGCAGCATCCAGCTTCAATGGGGCTTAACTTTGCTGATTTAAATTGCTTGAGAGTCTGCAGTAAACAGCTCAAATACTCGATACCATTTAGAGTAAAAAGACGATGAAGAGACATTAGATTTACAAGTGAGGGAGAGAGAGACCTTGTATTTCTTTGATAGGTGGTTGCATTCACTAGACTTGACAAGACAACTCTTCAGGTGCTCCCAATTGTGGGAGTTATTGAGCTGAAAA
This sequence is a window from Primulina tabacum isolate GXHZ01 chromosome 17, ASM2559414v2, whole genome shotgun sequence. Protein-coding genes within it:
- the LOC142530841 gene encoding uncharacterized protein LOC142530841 isoform X2; this translates as MHRVGSAGNASASVRTRKEKRLSYVLNDVDGSKHCAGINCLAVSNSTGPDGCDYLFTGSRDGTLKRWTLVESGATCSATFESHVDWVNDAVLTGGNTLVSCSSDATVKVWNGSSEGTCVRTLRQHSDYVTCLATPEKNSNLVASGGLGGEVFVWDLEAALAPTSKSTDVTDDDCSTSLNGLASSLPNTTLRPIGSSNNISVHASQSQGYVPVTAKGHKESVYALATNDRGTLLVSGGTEKVVRVWDSRTGSKTMKLKGHTDNIRALLLDSTGRYCLSGSSDSMIRLWDLGQQRCVHSYAVHTDSIWALASTPTFSHVYSGGRDLSLYFTDLATRESVLLCTKEHPISQLALHEDGIWVATTDSTLHKWPAEVHNPLKVFQRGGSFLAGNLSFSRARVSMEGSTPVPVYRKPSFTIHGTPAIVQHEILNNRRHVLTKDTSGTVKLWEVTKGVVIENYGEVSFEKKKEELFEMVSIPAWFTVDTKLGSLSIHLDTPQCFSAEMYSADLGIHRNPEDDKVNLARETLNGLLVHWLNKRRHRLGSQSPVNGEIPPVKEISARTLALSRLEGGVTAESDSMVYPPFEFSGSYPPSIVTEGSVGGPWRKKFTSLDGTEDEKDLPWWVIDCVLNNRLPPRENTKCSFYLHPCEGSTVQILTQGKLSAPRILRVHKVINYVIEKMVLDKPVDSINSDGVFSPGLKPWPKLKPSIEILCNNQVLPPEISLATVRTYIWKKPEDLILNYRVVPGR
- the LOC142530841 gene encoding uncharacterized protein LOC142530841 isoform X1; protein product: MHRVGSAGNASASVRTRKEKRLSYVLNDVDGSKHCAGINCLAVSNSTGPDGCDYLFTGSRDGTLKRWTLVESGATCSATFESHVDWVNDAVLTGGNTLVSCSSDATVKVWNGSSEGTCVRTLRQHSDYVTCLATPEKNSNLVASGGLGGEVFVWDLEAALAPTSKSTDVTDDDCSTSLNGLASSLPNTTLRPIGSSNNISVHASQSQGYVPVTAKGHKESVYALATNDRGTLLVSGGTEKVVRVWDSRTGSKTMKLKGHTDNIRALLLDSTGRYCLSGSSDSMIRLWDLGQQRCVHSYAVHTDSIWALASTPTFSHVYSGGRDLSLYFTDLATRESVLLCTKEHPISQLALHEDGIWVATTDSTLHKWPAEVHNPLKVFQRGGSFLAGNLSFSRARVSMEGSTPVPVYRKPSFTIHGTPAIVQHEILNNRRHVLTKDTSGTVKLWEVTKGVVIENYGEVSFEKKKEELFEMVSIPAWFTVDTKLGSLSIHLDTPQCFSAEMYSADLGIHRNPEDDKVNLARETLNGLLVHWLNKRRHRLGSQSPVNGEIPPVKEISARTLALSRLEGGVTAESDSMVYPPFEFSGSYPPSIVTEGSVGGPWRKKFTSLDGTEDEKDLPWWVIDCVLNNRLPPRENTKCSFYLHPCEGSTVQILTQGKLSAPRILRVHKVINYVIEKMVLDKPVDSINSDGVFSPGLKPWPKLKPSIEILCNNQVLPPEISLATVRTYIWKKPEDLILNYRVVPGRVSESILPL
- the LOC142530842 gene encoding tetraspanin-10-like isoform X2 translates to MSTHHDSCKRSLILPVIILGALIFVLSIIGFFGALKNSSFLLWIYLILLCIILLAILVFTVLAFIVTNNGSGHTVTGLRYKEYQLQDYSSWFLKQLNNSHNWEHLKSCLVKSSECNHLSKKYKTLKQFKSAKLSPIEAGCCRPPSECGYPVVNASFYDLSFHPISSIKDCKLYKNSMTMKCYNCDSCKAGVAQYMKTEWRVVAIFNVILFVVLSMVYFVGCCARRNAAKNRSKA
- the LOC142530842 gene encoding tetraspanin-10-like isoform X1 translates to MSSGMGTSTFIIKWTNFLTMLLAVAVIGYGVWMSTHHDSCKRSLILPVIILGALIFVLSIIGFFGALKNSSFLLWIYLILLCIILLAILVFTVLAFIVTNNGSGHTVTGLRYKEYQLQDYSSWFLKQLNNSHNWEHLKSCLVKSSECNHLSKKYKTLKQFKSAKLSPIEAGCCRPPSECGYPVVNASFYDLSFHPISSIKDCKLYKNSMTMKCYNCDSCKAGVAQYMKTEWRVVAIFNVILFVVLSMVYFVGCCARRNAAKNRSKA